The genome window CACAGAATCtcagactgctttgggttggaaggaacctcaaagcTCCTTCAGTTCCAACGCCTGTCACGggggttgctccaagcccctgtgtccaacctggccttgaacactgccagggatggggcagccacagcttctctgggcaccctgtgccagcgcctcagcaccctcacaggaatgagcttctgcctaagatccaGCCTAAATCTCCCTTGTTACAAGTTTAAAtccatcatcccttgtcctatcactatattccctgatgaagaggccctctcccacatccttgtagccccccttcagacactggaagctgctctgagatctccacgcagcttctccaggctgaacaaccccaatattctcagcctgtctccatatgagaggtgctccaggccctgatcatccccatggcctcctctggacttcttccaacagctccatgtccttcttatgttgaggacaccagcactgcacacagtgctgcaagtgggggCTCatgagagcacagcagagggacaggattatctccctgagctgctgctcattcTCTGcgggtgcagcccagcacaaggGGGCTCTGGCCTCAAGCAcccactgaagctgggtcatgggaagcttctcctcacccagcacccctaGTTCTtctcaggctgctctgaatcgCTTCTCTGCCcaccctgtagctgtgcctgagactGCCCCAACCATTGTACCTGTAGCTCTAAGTGTCTCCTACAGCTGCAGACACAATGGCCCAATGCTCCTGCCCACCTCCCTGTGTGGCACTACAAGGGCTCATTGGCAGAAGACTCATGACAAAcagggcaggcagaggaggCTGGGAGGCACACTCCAATGTGAATCCTGTCCCTCCAGAGCCtgtgagggcaggaggaggcttTGGGGCTGCCCTCCAGGGAGCAGCAGGTCCTCACTTCATGGTCTGAGCCACCAGACAAAAGGCATGCTGGTCACCCAACAaacctctgcagtgctgctccgGGTCATCAAAGCTTGGAGAGCCTTCAAAGAAGCAACTTGTGTCCTGCAAGTGACTGGATAAAAAGTGTTGGCTTCATGTCAATGCATGCACACAGCCAGAAGAAAAGGACTGGTGCGGCTGAGCTACCTGGAAATACTCCTTCTCACTGCGCCTTTTTATCAGATCTCTGTTTCAAAGGCAGGCTCAGCTGTCAGTGCCATCAAGGGCACTGAGGCAGGGCAAGGCAGTGAAAACACCAAAGACACTGCCTGGGAAATACAGGAGCAAAGTGAGGTGCTGAGCTGTGGGGGTGCTTGGATCTCCAGGAGCTGTCTCCTCATGTCTGGGGCTTGGGGGGAGCTGGCACAAAGGCCACTGATCAGAGGAACACAGTGGGGAAGGTGGCACTCAATCAAGAAAGGTACCTGGTGACCCCTGAGAGGCTGGGAGCCCTTCCTCCCTCACGTGGTCCAGCCAAACAAAGCTGCTCACCTTTATCTGCTCCAGTGCTTGCTGGCCCTGTCCCAGCCACCCTTCCATGTCCCAGCTGGGCAgtggcactgcagtgctggggagatCCCAGCCAGCACCGAGGTGATCACTGTGCCACTCCACCAGGCTCTCCTCAGGCCATGCCAAAAGGTACAGGGGCAGAAACACTGGCAGAGTCCCATCAGTGCTGCCTGACGTGCTTCTTTATTCACCCTCATCCTCTGGGAACTAACCTGGTCCCTGGAGAAGGCCGTGAAAAGTGTCAGGAAGCCCTTTGCCACCAGCTCTTCCCACTCTGCCTGGCAGTAGAAGTCCTTGGATTTCTGGCGGCAGCCAAAGAACAAGCAGTTCCCTGCAGGGAGCAAAccagaggggctgtgctggggactgAGCACCCTGAGCACTGGGCACTGCTCCTGTGGTTCCCATGGGACATGTGGCTCTCGTCTCTCTGCTGAGCATAGCTCACAGCCCTGGCCTGGGAAAGCCAGGAGCTACATCAGAATGAAGCCAAGTGACTTGTGGCAACCAAAGGTCCCAAAGTGCTGGTAAAGCAGAAGATGGGGAGCAGCTCCCCAGGTGATGGGGTGAGCTCCCCACggctgcagctcccagggctgcatgttcctctccagcagcctcctgctgaGACCCACAGCTGAGCTGGGGGAATGAGGATGGGACAAGGGCAGAGGCACAACTCCATGTGCAGCAGATGAGTTCAGGAACCCATATCTACTCACAGAGAACCAAGAAAGAGCCTCTGCAGAGCCCTATCCCAACCCAAGGACAGCAGCACAATGTGAGCAACCACACAAGCTGCATGCAGCAGGGTTTGGTCCTCAGCTGCACCAGAGCCCAGCCTGCTCCTAAACACAGCAAAGCCTGGGCCTGTCCAAGCCCTCAGGAGCACCCAGAACCAGGGTTTATCCCTCACCTCTCCATCCCTGGGCCACCCGCTCCTGTATCGCTGCTCGGAAAGGTGCCACCCCTGTGCCAGGGCCGATCATGATGACGGGAATGTCAGGGTCAGGTGGGAACTTCAGGCCCCCCTTCTTCACCCAAAGAGGCACCCGGACATCGCCTGCAAAGCAAATAGATCCAGTGGCATCACCCCCACCATCCTTCAAAGATCCTGGTGGCTCCTGGCTTAGCACCACCCCAGCACCAAGCATGCCAGTGCCATGGAGACACGAGGTGGGTGAAAAGCACTTCGGATGCCTCAGTGCTGTCTCTGCAAGCACCTGAGTGAaccacaaagcaaagcaagagccCCACAGTACAGTGTTTTGGGACAGCCTTCTCCTTACACAGGGATGACAGCAGTGGAGGTGAGCAGATTTCAGCCTGGCTGCTGAGTAAGGAATGGCCAAGCCTGCCTCCACTGGGAGACAGAGAGGTGAAGATCCTCATCTAACTTCTCTGAGAAGACCCAATCTTGCCCTGGAGTATTACAAAGTAGTTATCTACCATTCTGCAGCAGGGAGACCCCATGAGCTTGTCATGTTTGTCTGGGGACCAGGTTGGAGGGGTTTCATGGTTGGAGCAGATGAGCACCATTCACAAGCTTTGCAGGCCAGCATGGATGTGCTCAAAGGAGGGACCATCCTCCTCAGCgctggtgctatggggctggaggtgtTCAGCAGTCAGAGCACTACCAGCTCCAAGACACCAGAAGCAGCACACTGTGGGACAGCAGGGCACTGAGAGCAGGAGGGTAGAACAGCTGGGACATAACCAGGAGTTCAGGGTGCTCAGGGCAAGCTGGAAGAGCATGCAAGGCTCTGAAgaggatgggagcagtggggaaggGCTGTCAGTGAGCTCAGCCCACCCTGCCAAGCCAGCATGCTCCAGCTGCCTGTGGTGGTGGTGCTCCACCACATGGCCAACACCACACAGCTCCATCATGGTCCcatgggagcagcactgggtgctgtGCAAGCGCATAAAGATTCTCCAAGCAATTACCTTGCTCTGGGTTGAGAGAAGCCAACCAGGTAGAGCAGAGGCCACGGCGCGGTTTGCTGAGCCACGTCTTGTACTGCACCACTGCCATGAGGATCTGGATCCGGTCAGGATGAGCCTGTGCCCAGCAAGAGTCAGGAGAAACAAGAAGccacccagcactgcaggaagagTCCTGTGCCTCCTCCAGGGACAAAGCCTgtgcccagctcctgccagcGCACCCAGTACCCTCATCCCAGCCTGAAACAGACACTTGGAAACAGAATGGAGCACAGCCTGGCTCAAAACCTTTTCAGTGGGGAAGGGGATCTTCCCGGAGAAGCAGTGCTGTGGGAAGGCTCTGCACAGCTGGCAACAGCAAGAGACACTGTCCAACCAGAGGCACCCATGGAGTACAAATGGCAGCTGACATGGGCTGACATGTGCCAAGCCACCCGGGGCAGGTCCCACTGTCACCTCCCGACTGCAGCAGAAAGCATCACTCCCCTTCCATGCCCAAGCCAcccaggatgctcccagcctAAGCACCACCACATCCCACTGCTCCCTGTGACAAGGACACCAGACCTCTGCTGTGCACTGGGACAGCCCTGGCACTTGTGGGGCCCTGAGGTTTACATCCAGCATGTCAGGGTGCTGCAGGCTTACAGCAGAGCAGGGGTTTAGGTGGGCTGCGAGTGCTCAGAGGGCCTGGGAGTACAGCTTGAACATCCACAGTGtgcacagcaccagcagtgaGCCCTGGCCCTGCCAGACCATCAGCTGTGGCCAAGAGCAGCTGAGATCTTACCAGCATGGAGGAGGCAATGGAGAAGGCGCGAGGTCTGATGCGTGGGATGAGGTCCAGCAGGTATTCAGGTGGAATGGCACACGTGGTGTGAGGGAAATCCCACATGACCTGCAAACCAAGGCTGGTGAAACCTGGGACAGCCCAGAGGCAGCCTGCCTGCTTCTCAGGGGGTTAGAGGCTGTCCCACACTGCCCCTGACTGAAGCCGCCATCCCAGCTAACCCTGAGCACCAACCCTGTCCCACCACCACCCTCCTCTcatccccaggctgcagcacagggccCACCACAGAGCCCAGGCAGCTTTGAGCAGGTCTTAATCCACCAGTGAAGTAGATTAAATTCCCCAGCCAAGAAATAATGGCTTATCCTCTGCTTGGGTGCTTTATGATGGTGCAGCTCTCACAGAGTGGCTCTGCCATGCTCTTGGGCAGCCTCACCTCCAGAGTGGTCCTGCGGGGCCGGTTGCAGTAGCTGTACAGTTCCTCCTGGCCCTGGGCAGAGCTGAACTCCTGCAGTTTCTCCCTCTCCAGCTCGCTAGTGGAGAAGCAGGACAAGAGCTGGAAGAAGGAGCGGCGCGGCACGCAGGAGATGTCCAGGTAGTGTGTGACCAGGTGCCGgatggagcagggctgtggcagcagggcagggagggctgtccctgcagggaaggcagcaggaggagctcaGCAGGGGGCTGAATGCAGAgcactgcctgcctgctgcccctgcagctctgcagctccacagACACCCACACAagggcagccctgctgcctgcaggcactCAGTTGCTGCATGAGCTTGCCAGAGGAGCCAACTTTAGTTACTGCCACCACTGCTTCCCCCATGGGCTCCCACTCCCTCCTGCTCTTTCCAGCTTGCTTTTCAAGCCCACAGGTTTGCAAAAGAGAAAGCCACTGGTGCTAAGCTGTCTTTTATACAAGTGTCTTAGGATGATGCCTTATCCATATGGGTCCCACCTTGCCTGTACACAGTGCAGTGGAAATAACCAGCAGTGTGGTATGTGTCAGGCCTGTCCTTGCCTCCTGCTTCTCTCCCAGGCATGTGAGGAGCAGCCtcaatttagaatcatagaatcacagactggttgggttggaaaggaccttaaagctcacccagctccaacccctgccacgggcagggactcctcaccAATTTCTCTTGGGTTTGCCTGCCAGGACAAAAACCCAGCAGTGAGCACTTGGTCACCGGGCAGAATGGAGAGACCTGCATGCCCCAGGCACAGAAGCACAGGCTTCCTGATTCAGGGTGGGGAGGCTGCAGGATCCTCCACAGGGTCCTCCATAGCAGGACACTGCTGGAGTCCTCCTAGGAGTCACACTAACATGAGATCCCTAACGTGGGATCCAGaagtgctcagtgctgggagggaaggagaaccCCTGAACTGTGAGACAGGCAGAGGTCCTGTGCCCATCAGCCACTCCCAGCTCCCTGTAACCAGGgctaaagcaaaggaaaagtagAGCTCCAGGCTGGGGCAGGGCTCAGAGCTGCCCTGTCCCCAGGAAGGAGAGGAGCAATGGGCAGCACCTACCAGGTTCTGTGGGCTTGAGCAGGAAGTGTCTGTCCGGATCCAGGCACAGGAGCTGGCAGAACTGCTGCACATCTTCAGGGCAGTTCTGGGGCTGCACCATCACCACGTCCCCAGCACTGTAcctgggggtgcagggggacCAGCTGAGTGCAGCCACGGGGCAGGTCACACGCGCAGCACCATCATCCAGCACCCACACCAGGGCAGAGGCCACAGTTCAGCCAAACTCCCAGTGTCACCAGTGTTGTAATCTCTAACCTGACAAGGCAAAGAGCCAGTCCCTGGGCAGGACACTGCCATACACCCCTGACTGTCATGTAGGGGGACAGTGCAGCCAGGAACACATCCACAATGCTGCAGCTTCAAATCTTAGGGAAAAGGGGAGTGGAAGAGGAAAGCAATGacaccccatcccacccagcaAAGCTGGGGAGTCAGGAAAATGCTCACGTGATCCCTGAGCCTGTGACATCAAACTCAATGAGCCGGACATCCTGGAAGTGGGATTGTGCCGTGAGCCGCTGGTTGGATACCACTGGAGCAGCGAAGGGACAGAATTCAGAGGGAGCAGCTCCGGGTGCTGTGGGCTGGAGCAGGACCCCTCTGGGCTGTGGGGAGTCCTCAGCCACGTAGTGTAGGGTGTACTTTGGGGGTAGGCTGTGGAGAGGAAAGCAATGCAGTGTGGTTACCTCCATGCCACAGTGCCTCTGCTGCTGTAGTGCTagaggctggaggcagggagagGCCTGAACTCTGCCCACCATACCCACCACGCATCATCCCTGTCTCCTGGAGCTGGCTTGGGGCAAGGGAACACAATGCAGACTTCCAGGAGAAGGAGATCCCAAAGGCTCCAGAGCATGCAGAGGGGGGTGGTGGGGCATACACACTCAATAGAGTGTGCCTAGGCAGAGGCACATAAGGACAGCCAAACAGACAGAACCCTGCTGGGACAGCACACCCCGGGGGCAGGGGGACACCCCATCCAGTGAGAGATGGGCCACCCGTGACCAAAGTCCAAGGGATACCTTAGGGAGGCTTCCTGGTCAGAGCTATCTCCACCCAAGGAAGAGCCAAGGAAGCAGAGCATCTCACCCCAGCCAGCTTCAGCAGCCCCTGCCTCCCTCTGCACTCACCGTACATCTGGGCTGATGATCTCAAGGCCAGGAGGGAGAGGATACAACACAAGGATCTTGTCCCATAAGGCTACAAGCCACGGATCAATCACTGCATCCGGCCTGCAGGTGGAAAAgtcaggctgcagcagtgcagcagcacccCTTCAGGCTCACGCGCTGCTACACCTGCATCCAGGCACCACTGAGCCACCCCTGGGCAACtacctctgctctgcttccaccACACCGTCACTCCATGCCATTCCCTCCCAGCTTCAGGTCTGGAAACATCTCAGCCACTCTGAGCAGTCACTCACTCTCTGCAGAACAACCACTGATGCCTGAACAGAACCACCAAACCTCTGCACACAGATGGTGGCAGTCATCAACTCCTGGAGCACACACAGCCTCTGCCCCACGcaaagagagcagcagcacagctcaggctgctgcagtgcagcaggtacAGCTGTGTAAAcactccctccccacccctccccgACCTAAACAGGACTGGGACAGAGCCAGGAAATGTTTGCACATGCTGGGGGACATGGACACCCTGGGGAAGGAAGTGACCCAGGTCCTGgcacaggagagcagagagcagcatgttcacagagagcagcaggaggcacaGAAGCAGACCCATGGTGGGAGCAGCACGCTGCTGTCCCCAGAGATGGGGTAAAGCATACACAGCCCTACCAGTGACAAACCAGGGTGCAGCCCGGGGCTCCCTCCTCTGCACCCCTCCACTGAGCTCTTACCCCAAATCATGCTGGTCATCTCCCAAGGCCACTGGCAGCAGAGGGTTGCCCCCAAGTTGCAGCACCCGTTTGTGCAgcttctttgcaatgaagttaAACCTGAGGAGAGAATAAGCTCAGCTGCAGAGATCCAGCAAACACAACCTGGCCCGggccctgcccagcctgggCTTCCATCCTGGGGCAGCTCAGAGagccatagaatcacagagtggtttgggctgaagggacctcaaagctcatccagatccagcccctgccacgggcagggaccccttccactggagcagctgctccaagcccctgggtccaacctggccttgaacactgccagggatggggcagccacagcttctctgggcaccctgtgccagtgcctcagcagcctcacagggaagaacttctgcctaagagctcatctcagtctcccctcgggcaggttaaagccagcTGCTGGCTGCCACTTGCTGGGCCACTCAGGTGGTTCCCAGCTCCCAGAAGGGACTCAGAGAGGTGCAGCTTCCCTTCAGGACAGCTGTGTCCCAGACAAACACCTCCTTCCCTCTCACCCCTCACTGCCCATGGAGCTCAGGCACACTCCCATCCCTCCCACTAAAGCTCTTTTAGGCACATGGAAACGATCTCTTGGGAGAGAACTGTGACCAATGGGTCTGGCTGCCACCTAAAACTCTGGTGTTTCATATCTCCAATTGGCTTGTTCCACCCAAATTCCTGTGGCACAGGCTGTCCTGCAGTGCAGACACAGAACAGAATGGGTGTAGTGAACGACTGAAAAATGATGTGTGACACATTGCAGCAAAGCATTGCTTGAAGAGctcaggaggaaagaaaaatgcagaagccCAATTCCTGGGAATTAGGAGGCTCATGGGCTCATTTTGAAGGGAATTTCATTTTGCGTGAGCTGCTGCTCTAGAACCAGGCTCTGTCTCTCCCCTCACCCCCTTCGTTCTCCAATGACTCTGGTCccgctgcagccagagctgagGAGCAGACCCGGAGCCTCAGCGCTGCTTACTTGGGGTACGAGGAGTCGCCAAGGCCCAGCACGGCGTAGTCCAGCCGGCAGAGGGCACCAGAGGGCAGGTTCTTCCGGAACAGGAACCGCCAGAACAGCTGCAGGGACACGGGGGAGTCACGCTGCGGCCAGGGAGCCTCCCCCTGCCTGTGCCCGCCCCggctgcctcctgccccacagcagtgCGGGGAGCGGGGCTTTCTGCAGAGGTGACCCCCGAGAGCAGCCACTGCGCTGTGagctctgcacagctgcagctcctgccgTGGTGCGGCCTCTCCAGCTGCTGAAACCTCACCAGCTCCCTGCATGGGTCCAGACCAGATGTGGCTGATGCTGCTCCAAAGCTCCCCCACCCAACAATAGCCACTGCTCAGGCTGCTTCCATAGATCAATCCAATCACTGGAGCAGGAATGTAAAAGCAACATGGAGAGGCGCACTTCCTACCTTCATGTTGTCAGGGGGGTCACCCTGGCCAGTGGTTGCACACACAAATACCACCAAGAGCTCATTGATGAGGTTGGCCTGTGGGCACAACATGGAAAGGCACATTCAGGTCAGCAGCCTATAAGTACAtgtcatagcatcatagaatagttagggttggaaagaaccttaagaccatcaagttccaacccccctgccatgggcacagacacctcacactaaaccaagtcacccaaggctctgtccagcctggccttgaacactgccagggatggagcattcacaactttcccaggcaagccattccagtgcctcaccatcctaacagtaaagaatttcttccttatatccagtctaaacttcccatttaagttttagcccattaccccttgttttgtcactacagtccctaatgaagcgtccctccccagcatccctatagccccccctcagatattggaaggctgctctgaggtttctatgcagcttctcttctccaggctgaacagcccaagcTGCTCACATCACCCGGACTTCATGGACAAACCATGCTCAGAATAAAACCCACAGcccctcatggcctcctctacAGGCACCGCAGCAGCAGTTCCCCAGTGCTCCTCACCCTGCAGGATACAGCTGCGCACAGAGAGCTGTGCAGTCCAGCACAGACACGGGTCAGTGCTCAGCTCTCACACCCTTTCCGCTGAGTTAAGCACAAGCTGCCGTCAGAAAGGGCACAAAGACAGGCTCTGGTGAAACGGAGCAGGCCACAGTGAGGATGCCCGAGTGCCACAGAAGGGATTGTAGGAGATGCGGCCCCTGGAGCACACTCCTGCATCACCACTCACCACATCATAGCTGTCCAGAGCCTCCACCGTGCACTGGAGGTGCCGCCGCTTGGCTTCCCTGCCGATCCTCTCGGCTGTGTCCTGAGCTGTCCCAGTCTGGCTGCCAAAGAGAACAAGGAGCTTCCGTTCTGCCATCTGCAAGGGTGCCACAGGCTTCAAAGGAAGGGGCTAACACCCACATTCAGGCTTCTCTGCGCCGAAGACGGGCGCCGGGGCTCGAGGGCGGGGACAAGCGCCGGCCCCGAGCGCCAGCCCCCACCTCCGGCCCAGGCCTCCGGCGCCGCCATACTCACCACACGCCATCCCCGCGCCGCCGCTCCTGCTTACGCCATCACCCCGCGACACTGCGGCGTCATCAGGCTGCGCCGCAGCCGGGGCCCGGCGGGTCCGGTGGTGTGCCGGTGCCCCGGCGCCGGGACCATGCTGTTCTCGCTGCGGGAGCTGGTGCAGTGGTTGGGCTTTGCCACCTTCGAGATCTTCCTGCACGGGCTGGCGCTGCTGGCCTTCTCCGTGCTGCTCGTGCTGAAGGTGGACGGCGCGGCCGCGGCGCTGTCCTGGTGGGTGGTGTTCGTGCCGTTCTTCGCCGCTGACGGGCTCAGCACCTACTTCACCACCATCGTGACGGTGCGGCTGTTCCAGGACGGCGAGAAGCGCCTGGCCGTGCTGCGGCTCTTCTGGATCCTCACCATCCTCAGCCTCAAGTTCGTCTTCgagatgctgctgtgccagAAGCTGGTGGAGCACACGCGGGAGCTCTGGTACGGGCTCATCATGTCGCCCGtcttcatcctcctccagctgctcatGATCCGAGCCTGCCGGGTGAACTGACGCCGCTGGCACAGGTCTGCCTCCCCGCGGGCTTTGCCTGGTGTGTGTCCGTACAGAGGACAGCAGGGTACACAGGGCTGGCGCTGTGTGCTGGCGCTCTGGGCTgccactgagctggctgcagggcCGTAGAGTGTCGTGGTTCTTCAGAGACCCTTCCGTGCCGCATCCTCGTTTCCGTTCACTGAGCTCCAGGTGTTGCTGCGCATCCTGCCCTGCACCGTTTGGCAGTcgttttattttaaaataaaaacgCATGGAAggattagggttttttttttctttagaaagcatttgtatttaaaattccTGCCTGGAGAAGGGGGATTATCTGGGGGTTGGTTGGTTGCTGTGGATGTCCTCGGACACCCCTCCTGCTGCCTTACCTGCACTGCCTGAGGCCACACCGACTTCAACTtttggttgacaagaagctccccatgactcggattcagtgtgtgcttgagcccagaacccccccatgtgctgggctgcacccccagagcgtgagcagcagctcagggaggggatcctgcccctctgctgtcctctggggagacccccctgcagccctgatccagctctggggcagcagcacaagagggacctggagctgttggagagaggccagaggaggccatggagatgctgcgagggcttgagcagctctgctctggagccaggctgagagagctgggttggggcagcctggacaagagaaggctcctgaaggggagacctgagagcagctccagtgcctaaaggggctgcaggaaagctggagaggggcttgggacaagggcctgtagggacaggccaaggggaatggcttgaacctgcccgagaggagactgagctgagctcttaggcagaagctgttccctgtgagggtgctgaggcactggcacagggtgcccagagaagctgtggctgccccatccctggcagtgttcaaggccaggttggacccaggggcttggagcaagctgctccagtggaaggggtccctgcccgtggcaggaggtggaactggaggagctttaaggtcccttccaacataaaccaggCTTGGATTCCATGATTCATCAGTGCAactaatttatttctgtctttcctctcaCTTCCCGGAGCTGTTTCATGCCTTCAGTGCTCTGCAGGGTGTTACATGGCCGTGCTCTGAGCCACAGAGAACTGATATgtgtattttcaaacaaaaaagtgggtgtttttttttgtatttcagatcTATTCCCTGAGTACTGACATGGGATGCTGGGAGCAAGGCACAGCGTCAGGAGGATGCATGGCTGATGTTGATTGTGAAGGGGGGGTCACTGTGAACCCCAGTGTTGGTGTGAAATGCTGTCCCCAGGCCCCAGGAAGTGTCAGTGTCAGTATTCGCTGTGGCTCAGTGGGTTCAGAACCAGCAGCACGTCACACATCAGCGTCACTCGGGCTCAGCTCCCACCACGAGGGTGCTGAGCGATGAGATATCAGGGgttgctctggagccaggcccAGGGACTGGTCTCCTTCTGACTCAGTTTTACCTTTGGACTCTGTTGATGATGTTGCCTCTGGCAAAACACCTCATGGGAGCCATGACTTCCCTTCCaggctcctctgctccctggCCCATTCCTGTCTCTGCCTCATCTACCCACCTCCTCCTGATACCaccctctctctgctgcttcatgCAGAGAGGATCTGGAGCTGCAGAACTGCTCTATAAGCAGCTCTCCAGTTCAGGGTCATTTAGCAGAGGCCTAAGGAGCACCAGAAGCATGTCTGTGGGTCTGATATCCACGTGAGATGCTCTGAGGCCAATGGAAAGTGCCTGCTTCTTTCCACTCTAGAAAGTGAACGGGAACTGTGAGGAAGTTTCCTGCTGGTGACAATGATTGTCCCtttgcactgctgctggctcGTCCTGGCTGTCACAGGGCAGCAGTGGGAGAACCAGGTGCCTGCTCCAGCAGGACCCAGGAGCTGACATCCATTTGGGCCATGCTGAGCTTAACCTGTgatgacagaatcacagaatggtttgaagTGGAcgg of Melopsittacus undulatus isolate bMelUnd1 chromosome 11, bMelUnd1.mat.Z, whole genome shotgun sequence contains these proteins:
- the NDOR1 gene encoding NADPH-dependent diflavin oxidoreductase 1 isoform X2, whose translation is MKLFWRFLFRKNLPSGALCRLDYAVLGLGDSSYPKFNFIAKKLHKRVLQLGGNPLLPVALGDDQHDLGPDAVIDPWLVALWDKILVLYPLPPGLEIISPDVRLPPKYTLHYVAEDSPQPRGVLLQPTAPGAAPSEFCPFAAPVVSNQRLTAQSHFQDVRLIEFDVTGSGITYSAGDVVMVQPQNCPEDVQQFCQLLCLDPDRHFLLKPTEPGTALPALLPQPCSIRHLVTHYLDISCVPRRSFFQLLSCFSTSELEREKLQEFSSAQGQEELYSYCNRPRRTTLEVMWDFPHTTCAIPPEYLLDLIPRIRPRAFSIASSMLAHPDRIQILMAVVQYKTWLSKPRRGLCSTWLASLNPEQGDVRVPLWVKKGGLKFPPDPDIPVIMIGPGTGVAPFRAAIQERVAQGWRGNCLFFGCRQKSKDFYCQAEWEELVAKGFLTLFTAFSRDQEEKVYVQHRILENRRLVWELLSSRNAHVYLAGNAKQMPVAVAEALQSVLQLEGGLSPSEAEEYLAALERSQRFQSETWS
- the NDOR1 gene encoding NADPH-dependent diflavin oxidoreductase 1 isoform X1 encodes the protein MAERKLLVLFGSQTGTAQDTAERIGREAKRRHLQCTVEALDSYDVANLINELLVVFVCATTGQGDPPDNMKLFWRFLFRKNLPSGALCRLDYAVLGLGDSSYPKFNFIAKKLHKRVLQLGGNPLLPVALGDDQHDLGPDAVIDPWLVALWDKILVLYPLPPGLEIISPDVRLPPKYTLHYVAEDSPQPRGVLLQPTAPGAAPSEFCPFAAPVVSNQRLTAQSHFQDVRLIEFDVTGSGITYSAGDVVMVQPQNCPEDVQQFCQLLCLDPDRHFLLKPTEPGTALPALLPQPCSIRHLVTHYLDISCVPRRSFFQLLSCFSTSELEREKLQEFSSAQGQEELYSYCNRPRRTTLEVMWDFPHTTCAIPPEYLLDLIPRIRPRAFSIASSMLAHPDRIQILMAVVQYKTWLSKPRRGLCSTWLASLNPEQGDVRVPLWVKKGGLKFPPDPDIPVIMIGPGTGVAPFRAAIQERVAQGWRGNCLFFGCRQKSKDFYCQAEWEELVAKGFLTLFTAFSRDQEEKVYVQHRILENRRLVWELLSSRNAHVYLAGNAKQMPVAVAEALQSVLQLEGGLSPSEAEEYLAALERSQRFQSETWS
- the TMEM203 gene encoding transmembrane protein 203, which produces MLFSLRELVQWLGFATFEIFLHGLALLAFSVLLVLKVDGAAAALSWWVVFVPFFAADGLSTYFTTIVTVRLFQDGEKRLAVLRLFWILTILSLKFVFEMLLCQKLVEHTRELWYGLIMSPVFILLQLLMIRACRVN